A DNA window from Gemella massiliensis contains the following coding sequences:
- a CDS encoding dihydroorotate dehydrogenase: protein MNERLKVQLPGLNLKNPIMPASGCFAFGLEYAQFYDLSKLGAIMIKAATKEARFGNPTPRVAETSSGMLNAIGLQNPGVHTIINTKLKELEQYNVPVIANIAGSTVDDYVYVAEHISKAPNVHALELNISCPNVKSGGIQFGTDPSTAHYLTERVKTVSKVPVYVKLSPNVTDIVTMAKAVESGGADGITMINTLVGIRLDKKTGKPIIANVTGGLSGPAIKPVAIRMIYQTSQAVDIPIIGMGGIMDEWDVIDFISAGASAVAVGTANFTDPYVCPKIIDKLENALDELGVNHILDLKGRAYKN, encoded by the coding sequence ATGAATGAGCGATTAAAAGTGCAACTACCCGGTTTAAATTTAAAAAATCCTATAATGCCGGCTTCAGGATGTTTTGCATTCGGATTGGAATATGCTCAATTTTACGATTTATCAAAACTTGGTGCAATTATGATAAAAGCTGCAACAAAAGAGGCAAGGTTTGGGAATCCGACACCGAGAGTAGCGGAAACTTCTAGCGGAATGCTTAATGCAATAGGATTACAAAATCCCGGTGTACACACTATTATTAATACTAAGCTAAAAGAACTTGAACAGTATAATGTGCCAGTTATAGCCAATATCGCCGGCAGTACGGTAGATGATTATGTTTATGTTGCAGAACATATAAGTAAAGCACCTAATGTACATGCGTTGGAATTAAATATATCATGCCCTAATGTGAAAAGCGGCGGTATTCAATTCGGCACAGATCCAAGTACGGCACATTATTTGACAGAACGAGTAAAAACAGTATCCAAAGTGCCGGTTTATGTAAAATTATCACCTAACGTAACCGATATTGTAACAATGGCAAAAGCTGTTGAAAGTGGAGGTGCTGATGGTATAACAATGATTAATACATTGGTGGGAATAAGATTAGATAAAAAAACAGGAAAACCGATAATAGCAAATGTAACGGGAGGGTTGTCGGGCCCTGCAATAAAACCGGTAGCAATCCGTATGATTTATCAAACATCACAAGCTGTTGATATTCCAATAATTGGTATGGGCGGAATTATGGATGAATGGGATGTAATTGATTTTATTTCAGCCGGGGCAAGTGCCGTGGCAGTAGGGACGGCAAATTTTACAGATCCTTATGTTTGCCCAAAAATCATTGATAAACTAGAGAATGCCTTAGACGAATTAGGAGTAAATCATATATTGGATTTAAAAGGACGTGCTTATAAAAATTAA
- the pyrE gene encoding orotate phosphoribosyltransferase, which produces MNIENQIAKHLLDIGAVTLRPNDYFTWTSGIKSPIYCDNRITMSYPTTRREIANGLSELIGKFFPDVEAVAGTATAGIPHAAWVSEILNLPMVYVRNSKKKHGKTNQIEGRLIAGQKVVVIEDLISTGLSSLKVVKALEEAGVVVLGVVAIFSYDLLKAKEAFAKDNVVYHTLTNYNYLIEEALNNGYIKKEDVEKLLKWRNDL; this is translated from the coding sequence ATGAACATAGAAAATCAAATAGCAAAACATTTACTGGATATTGGAGCGGTGACATTAAGACCCAATGATTATTTTACATGGACGTCGGGAATTAAATCTCCTATATATTGTGATAATAGAATAACGATGTCGTATCCAACAACAAGAAGAGAAATAGCTAACGGATTGTCAGAATTGATTGGGAAATTTTTCCCAGATGTAGAAGCAGTAGCGGGGACAGCTACTGCAGGTATTCCACATGCTGCGTGGGTGAGTGAGATACTGAATTTACCTATGGTTTATGTGAGAAATTCAAAGAAAAAGCACGGTAAGACCAATCAGATAGAAGGACGTTTAATTGCCGGACAAAAGGTTGTTGTTATCGAAGATTTAATTTCAACAGGATTGTCATCATTAAAGGTAGTAAAAGCTCTAGAAGAAGCAGGAGTAGTAGTTTTGGGAGTTGTAGCAATATTTAGTTATGATTTATTGAAAGCAAAAGAAGCATTTGCTAAAGATAATGTGGTATACCACACATTGACAAATTATAACTATTTAATAGAAGAGGCACTTAATAATGGTTATATTAAAAAAGAAGATGTAGAAAAACTTCTTAAATGGAGAAATGATTTGTAA
- the pyrF gene encoding orotidine-5'-phosphate decarboxylase, with product MQRDVIIALDFPTVKETLRFLEKFEKEKLFVKIGMELYLQNGPIIIEKIKNLGHKIFLDLKLHDIPNTVYGAAKGLAKFNIDVLTVHAAGGFEMLKAAKQGMVDGGGENTKVIAITQLTSTSEENMKKEQLVITSLEESVRNYARLSKKAGLDGVVSSVWEVGLINEECGENFLKITPGIRLKNDRTEDQKRVATPQMANEKGSNYIVVGRSITKVSNPQKIYKFIKEQFTNNNE from the coding sequence ATGCAAAGAGATGTTATTATAGCTTTAGATTTCCCAACAGTAAAAGAAACATTGCGATTTTTAGAAAAGTTTGAAAAAGAAAAATTGTTCGTAAAAATTGGTATGGAATTATATTTACAAAATGGACCTATAATAATAGAAAAGATAAAGAATTTAGGGCATAAAATATTTTTAGATTTAAAACTTCATGATATACCTAACACAGTCTATGGTGCAGCAAAAGGGCTAGCTAAATTCAATATAGATGTATTGACGGTACATGCAGCAGGAGGATTTGAAATGTTAAAAGCTGCTAAACAAGGTATGGTAGATGGCGGTGGAGAAAATACAAAAGTAATAGCTATTACTCAACTTACCTCAACGTCGGAAGAAAATATGAAAAAAGAGCAATTAGTGATAACATCACTAGAAGAAAGTGTGAGAAACTATGCGCGTTTGTCAAAAAAAGCGGGGCTTGACGGAGTTGTATCATCAGTATGGGAAGTTGGGTTGATTAATGAAGAATGTGGAGAAAATTTTTTAAAAATAACTCCGGGAATAAGATTGAAAAACGACAGAACAGAGGATCAAAAACGTGTAGCTACACCTCAAATGGCAAACGAAAAAGGTAGTAACTATATTGTAGTCGGTCGTTCAATAACTAAAGTAAGTAATCCCCAAAAAATATATAAATTTATTAAAGAGCAATTTACAAACAATAATGAATGA
- the lepB gene encoding signal peptidase I — translation MTVKFLREILEWIVVVVVSIVIYLVLSTYVIAPFTVKGHSMDYTFADNDKVFVNKLSKNYKRGDEVVFHANETDDYIKRIIGVPGDTIEYKNDVLYVNGQKVDEPYLEQKIKEAKSEGNSPLTPDFNIEYLSSTKSKTVPEGTYFVMGDNRQHSTDSRIFGFVKKEAMIGKVSLRYYPLKSFKFF, via the coding sequence GTGACAGTGAAATTTTTGAGAGAAATTTTGGAATGGATAGTTGTCGTTGTCGTATCTATAGTTATTTATTTAGTATTGAGTACGTACGTAATTGCTCCGTTCACCGTAAAAGGTCATTCGATGGACTATACATTTGCAGATAATGATAAAGTGTTCGTTAATAAATTAAGTAAAAATTATAAACGTGGAGATGAAGTGGTTTTCCATGCTAATGAAACAGATGATTATATTAAGCGTATTATTGGTGTTCCGGGAGATACGATTGAATATAAAAATGATGTACTATATGTAAATGGTCAAAAAGTGGATGAGCCATATCTTGAGCAGAAGATAAAAGAAGCAAAATCAGAAGGTAATTCACCATTAACACCGGATTTTAATATAGAGTATTTAAGCAGTACGAAATCAAAAACCGTTCCGGAAGGAACATATTTCGTAATGGGAGATAATAGACAACATAGTACAGATAGTCGTATTTTTGGTTTTGTAAAAAAAGAAGCTATGATAGGAAAAGTAAGTTTAAGATACTACCCGCTTAAATCATTTAAATTCTTTTAA
- a CDS encoding CTP synthase: protein MTKYIFVTGGVVSSLGKGIVAASVGRVLKNRGLKVTLQKFDPYLNVDPGTMSPYQHGEVFVTEDGAETDLDLGHYERFIDVNLGQYSNVTAGRVYSSIIEKERRGDYLGGTVQVIPHVTNEIKSRVLLAGESSDADVVITEIGGTTGDIESLPFVEAIRQIRSDLGRENVCYIHCTLLPYIKAAGEMKTKPTQQSVKELRGLGIQPDIIVVRNELALTDELRAKISLFCDIPKQHVIESRDVSNLYELPVNLKNQKIDDIVLKHFNLTAPEADMTEWLSLVKRVDNLKDTVKIALVGKYVELHDAYISVVESLKHAGYKYNAKVEIDWIQSEDITEENVYDYLKDADGILVPGGFGDRGVEGKITTIKYARENKVPYFGICLGMQLAAVEFARNVCGLTGAHSSELDPNTPYPIINLLPDQENVVEMGGTLRLGSYPCVLTEGTKAHKEYNALEITERHRHRYEFNNFYRERLMEKGLVLSGVSPDGRLVEVIELPEHPWFIAGQFHPEFKSRPEKSHPLFAGFIKASLDNRK from the coding sequence ATGACAAAATATATTTTCGTAACAGGTGGAGTAGTATCATCATTAGGAAAAGGTATAGTAGCTGCCTCAGTAGGTAGAGTGTTAAAAAACAGAGGATTAAAAGTAACTTTGCAAAAATTTGATCCATATTTGAATGTTGACCCGGGAACAATGAGTCCATATCAACACGGAGAAGTATTTGTAACGGAGGACGGAGCGGAAACGGATTTAGATTTAGGACATTATGAACGTTTTATTGATGTAAATTTAGGGCAATATTCAAACGTAACTGCGGGGCGTGTTTATTCATCAATTATTGAAAAAGAACGTCGTGGAGATTATTTAGGAGGAACAGTACAGGTAATTCCTCATGTAACTAACGAAATTAAATCACGTGTTTTATTAGCGGGTGAATCAAGTGATGCCGATGTTGTTATTACAGAAATCGGCGGTACGACAGGGGACATAGAATCATTACCGTTTGTAGAAGCTATTCGACAAATTCGAAGCGACTTAGGGCGTGAAAATGTTTGTTATATACATTGTACTTTGTTACCTTATATTAAAGCTGCTGGAGAAATGAAAACAAAACCAACTCAACAATCAGTTAAAGAATTGCGTGGGTTAGGAATCCAACCGGATATTATCGTCGTTCGTAATGAACTTGCGTTAACAGATGAGCTGCGCGCAAAAATCTCATTATTCTGTGATATTCCAAAACAACATGTTATAGAAAGTAGAGATGTTAGTAATTTATATGAACTACCGGTTAATTTAAAGAATCAAAAAATCGATGATATTGTTTTAAAACACTTCAATTTGACAGCACCGGAAGCAGATATGACAGAATGGTTATCATTAGTAAAACGTGTTGATAATTTAAAAGATACTGTTAAAATTGCTTTAGTCGGAAAATATGTTGAATTACATGACGCATATATTTCAGTTGTAGAATCATTAAAACATGCAGGATATAAATATAATGCAAAAGTGGAAATTGATTGGATCCAATCAGAAGATATTACAGAAGAAAATGTATATGATTATCTAAAAGATGCAGACGGAATTTTAGTACCGGGAGGCTTTGGAGATAGAGGTGTTGAAGGGAAAATCACAACAATTAAATATGCACGTGAAAATAAAGTGCCTTATTTCGGTATTTGTTTAGGAATGCAGCTTGCAGCAGTAGAATTTGCACGTAATGTTTGTGGACTTACCGGAGCACATTCATCAGAACTTGATCCGAATACTCCATACCCAATTATTAACTTACTGCCGGATCAGGAAAATGTGGTAGAGATGGGGGGGACTTTACGTTTAGGAAGTTATCCATGCGTTTTAACAGAGGGAACTAAAGCACATAAAGAATATAATGCTTTGGAGATTACTGAACGTCATCGTCACCGTTATGAATTTAATAACTTTTATCGTGAACGTTTAATGGAAAAAGGATTAGTTTTATCAGGTGTAAGTCCTGACGGTCGTTTAGTAGAGGTCATTGAATTGCCGGAACATCCATGGTTTATCGCAGGACAATTTCATCCGGAATTCAAATCACGCCCTGAAAAATCACATCCATTATTTGCTGGTTTTATTAAAGCAAGTTTAGATAATAGAAAATAA
- a CDS encoding DNA alkylation repair protein: MNLENLIKEFEKNANPTQAKFMEKYMKNKFLFFGIQAPKRKELWTPYFKEAKKTKSIDWNFIKYCWEYDKRECQYIAGYYLKTMQKFLVKEDLPKLKSLVVTKSWWDSVDILDRVIGSLISRYSELESVILEWSKDDNIWLRRVAIDHQLLRKENTNVDLLEKILINNLNHTEFFVNKAVGWALRDYSKTNPKWVKSFIEKYHKQMSNLSIKEAGKYL; the protein is encoded by the coding sequence ATGAATTTAGAAAATTTGATAAAAGAATTTGAAAAAAATGCTAATCCAACCCAAGCGAAATTTATGGAAAAGTATATGAAAAATAAGTTTTTGTTTTTTGGTATCCAAGCTCCGAAAAGAAAAGAATTATGGACACCATATTTTAAAGAGGCGAAAAAAACCAAAAGTATTGATTGGAATTTTATAAAATATTGTTGGGAATACGATAAACGAGAGTGCCAATATATAGCAGGATATTATTTAAAAACAATGCAGAAATTTTTGGTAAAAGAAGATTTACCTAAACTAAAATCCCTTGTTGTTACAAAATCATGGTGGGATAGTGTTGATATTCTTGATAGGGTTATTGGAAGCCTTATTAGTCGTTATTCAGAATTGGAAAGTGTAATTTTAGAGTGGAGTAAAGATGATAATATTTGGCTTAGACGTGTCGCAATTGATCATCAATTATTAAGAAAAGAAAACACCAACGTAGATTTATTAGAAAAAATACTAATAAATAATTTAAATCATACGGAATTTTTTGTAAATAAAGCAGTAGGATGGGCATTAAGAGATTACTCAAAAACAAATCCTAAGTGGGTAAAAAGTTTTATAGAAAAATATCATAAACAGATGTCTAATCTTAGTATAAAAGAAGCAGGTAAATATTTATAG